The Alosa sapidissima isolate fAloSap1 chromosome 5, fAloSap1.pri, whole genome shotgun sequence genome has a window encoding:
- the mogat3b gene encoding 2-acylglycerol O-acyltransferase 3b has product MEKNSYWKELKESISVVQFIYTFLCLGVTCLLLMTYLMFTSLWIIPALYFSWEVLDWHTPERGGRRTAFVRNFRVWKHMRNYFPVKLVKTAELSPSKNYILGSHPHGIMCCGAFTCFGTEACGFKEAFPGVTSCLATLGGLFRIPLFRDYIMAAGIYPVSKPSIEHLLTKCGTGNAVVIVVGGAEESLTSSPGVNTVVMKNRKGFVKLALEYGADLVPVYSFGENDLFRQVKFSEGSMGRRFQAIFKKVMGFAPCLFKGERWLLMPYKSPVFTVVGSPISVPKVPSPSQEQVDHYHQLYMEGLTKLFHKHKTSCGLEETHQICIT; this is encoded by the exons atggagaaaaactcaTACTGGAAAGAGTTAAAAGAGTCCATCAGTGTCGTACAGTTCATATATACATTCCTCTGCTTGG GAGTGACATGTCTTCTCTTGATGACATACCTCATGTTTACATCTCTCTGGATTATCCCAGCACTGTACTTTTCCTGGGAAGTCTTGGACTGGCACACACCAGAACGAG GGGGCAGAAGAACTGCATTTGTGCGAAACTTTCGAGTGTGGAAACACATGAGAAATTATTTTCCTGTGAAG TTGGTGAAGACAGCTGAGCTGAGCCCAAGTAAGAACTACATCCTGGGATCCCACCCCCATGGGATCATGTGTTGTGGAGCTTTCACCTGTTTTGGTACAGAGGCCTGTGGTTTCAAGGAGGCTTTCCCAGGAGTGACCTCCTGTCTGGCCACCCTGGGGGGACTCTTCCGGATACCGCTGTTCAGAGACTATATCATGGCCGCAG GCATTTATCCAGTAAGCAAGCCAAGTATTGAGCACCTGTTGACAAAGTGTGGAACTGGGAATGCAGTGGTCATCGTCGTCGGTGGTGCAGAAGAgtccctcacctcctctccaggAGTCAACACTGTAGTCATGAAGAACAGGAAGGGCTTTGTCAAGCTGGCGCTTGAGTATGG AGCTGACCTGGTGCCAGTGTACTCGTTCGGTGAGAACGACCTCTTCAGGCAAGTGAAGTTTTCTGAGGGCAGCATGGGCCGTCGGTTTCAGGCCATCTTTAAGAAGGTCATGGGCTTCGCCCCGTGCCTCTTCAAGGGGGAGCGCTGGCTACTGATGCCCTACAAGAGTCCCGTCTTCACCGTCG TGGGAAGTCCCATCTCAGTGCCCAAGGTACCGTCTCCCTCTCAGGAACAGGTTGATCACTATCACCAGCTTTATATGGAAGGCTTAACCAAACTCTTCCACAAGCACAAGACTAGCTGTGGCCTGGAGGAAACCCACCAGATCTGCATCACTTAA
- the LOC121709627 gene encoding neuronal tyrosine-phosphorylated phosphoinositide-3-kinase adapter 1 has product MSSGSAQDVAVEHFLRDIERRGQRLHCAVIGCEEEHPRGDMNLLYRKSRLDWRNRDQESSKKSSSHKDASSATVGKVRDLASFRRHFRMGFMTMPASQDLSPHSCASAMAPRSQSCHAVGAGEPGGGLENGDYPGDDGSHQGQGNRCPPAKPKRHPSTRLSSTPQQEHPPRGGIGGMGGHPPSEAPPPPPSSAQSSQGHHSSSKHGEKKNAMKKSDSGEMASKKVPPLKPKRSPSTQLSFDPPPPRIPPPATPLPFQNAESSASPGERGLDDEPVYIEMVGQVFTRESTATPHPPLTPSATTPDSDSDPGEAIYEEMKYPLPDEHAHHHRRPPLRHERLKSSSSSSSSTSKAYHHHHHHHPHHHASSGGSSAGAPTSAASSPLPRPSSSSPACSSSSKPKATVSISHSSPLPCASSSASSTPVPLSSSPHPPRAPTPFLLQGGKPELDSSSSSSTKIPAPFPNLLQHKPPLLAFPQPAAASSGVAVQHKSTSSSSSSTTAASSSSASKNAQSSASSSSGGASSSSVGGGGSGSSGSSSLPASKESSGGSGGAQDKQQAERREAQLGPAPGLRARSHSTPLPPSSKSSSPYSHHHHHPHHHPHHRPSHYHHYRKPDKESGKTCSSASSSSSQITAQMQTQGKEGKSVSFLLKSDKPERDRERDRDRDRDRDRDRDRDRDRDRDRERDRERDAQSSSLGDMSTTSHASSTTPTPTSTSTSSSSSSQRPHSRPHLHRSHTPHALSHGLPAYKPPPADSPLLWTYPSVGFRRPPAYDSLRGGSQLPSLHHDPGSKGGSSGGGGGSGPPSLQGKAGFMPWDGNAGMGLPDDVPYWPMHRKLSFSHSSRDTEKEDGSVWNGGSDGLLRKERDDLALGLRSGHSGIPVRTSSRAFGHSESLAGADGPPGFGALSRGMPLPCQTFPACRNGELARLGRSSSTSGVRQVGGGDVQRQSSLPAKDALSQLQAHALAQAQAQSPCSPSLSRQQQQLHLHQQQLQQQLQQHHLQLQFQHLAQLAQGQALATGGAAITAGANPASIVSGTVAAAAAAAAASGGTHAQRDGKLLEVIERKRCLCKEIKAHRRPDKSLCKQDSMPILPSWRRTPEPRKTGTPPCQRPQAVVWDTAI; this is encoded by the exons ATGAGCTCTGGCTCCGCCCAGGATGTGGCGGTGGAGCATTTCCTGCGTGACATAGAGAGGCGTGGCCAGCGGCTTCACTGCGCTGTGATTGGCTGTGAGGAGGAGCATCCCCGCGGCGACATGAACCTGCTCTACCGCAAAAGCCGACTGGACTGGAGAAATCGAGACCAGGAGAGCAGCAAGAagag CTCCAGTCATAAGGACGCGTCCTCTGCCACGGTGGGGAAGGTGCGGGACTTGGCCTCGTTCCGCCGCCATTTCCGCATGGGCTTCATGACCATGCCGGCGTCGCAGGACCTCTCCCCCCACTCCTGTGCCTCGGCCATGGCGCCGCGCTCGCAGTCCTGCCACGCGGTGGGCGCCGGCGAGCCGGGCGGCGGCCTGGAGAACGGCGACTACCCGGGGGACGACGGCTCGCACCAGGGCCAAGGGAACCGCTGCCCGCCGGCCAAGCCCAAGCGCCACCCCAGCACGCGGCTCAGCTCCACGCCCCAGCAGGAGCACCCGCCCAGGGGCGGCATAGGGGGCATGGGTGGGCACCCGCCCTCAGAAGCGCCGCCACCACCGCCGTCGTCGGCCCAGTCCAGCCAGGGCCACCACTCGTCCAGCAAGCACGGGGAGAAGAAGAACG CCATGAAGAAGTCGGATTCGGGGGAGATGGCGAGTAAGAAGGTTCCGCCGCTGAAGCCCAAGCGGAGTCCGAGCACGCAGCTCTCGTTCGACCCGCCGCCGCCACGCATCCCGCCGCCGGCCACGCCGCTGCCCTTCCAGAACGCAGAGTCGTCGGCGTCGCCGGGCGAGCGCGGCCTGGACGACGAGCCGGTCTACATCGAGATGGTGGGGCAGGTGTTCACGCGCGAGAGCACCGCCACGCCGCACCCGCCGCTCACGCCCTCGGCCACCACGCCGGACTCCGACTCGGACCCGGGCGAGGCCATCTACGAGGAGATGAAGTACCCGCTGCCGGACGAGCATGCCCACCACCACCGGCGCCCGCCGCTGCGCCACGAGCGCCTCaagtcctcctcttcctcctcttcctccacctccaaggcctaccaccaccaccaccaccaccacccccaccaccacgcCTCCTCGGGGGGCTCCTCGGCCGGCGCTCCCACCTCGGCCGCCTCGTCCCCTCTCCCgcgtccctcctcctcctccccggcGTGCTCCTCGTCGTCCAAGCCCAAGGCCACCGTGTCCATCTCGCACTCGTCCCCGCTGCCCTGCGCCTCCTCCTCGGCCTCCTCCACGCCCGTGCCGCTGTCGTCCAGTCCCCACCCCCCGCGCgcccccacccccttcctccTGCAGGGCGGCAAACCGGAGCTggactcctcctcttcctcctccaccaagATCCCCGCGCCCTTCCCCAACCTCCTCCAGCACAAGCCGCCCCTCCTCGCCTTCCCCCAGCCCGCCGCTGCCTCTAGTGGGGTGGCGGTGCAGCACAAGagcacctcctcttcctcctcctccaccaccgctgcctcctcctcctccgcctccaaGAATGCCCaatcctccgcctcctcctcgtccggtggagcgtcctcctcctccgtcggcggcggcggcagcggctCCTCGGGCTCCTCCAGCCTCCCCGCCTCCAAGGAGTCGTCCGGGGGCTCGGGGGGCGCGCAGGACAAGCAGCAGGCCGAGAGGAGGGAGGCGCAGCTGGGCCCGGCGCCTGGACTGAGAGCACGGAGTCACTCCACGCCGCTGCCTCCGTCCTCCAAGTCCTCCTCGCCGTActcgcaccaccaccaccacccgcaCCACCACCCGCACCACCGGCCCTCGCACTACCACCACTACCGCAAGCCCGACAAGGAGTCAGGCAAAACCtgctcctccgcctcctcctcctcctcccaaatCACGGCGCAGATGCAAACACAGGGCAAGGAGGGGAAGTCGGTCAGCTTCCTGCTGAAGTCCGACAAGccggagagggacagagaaagggacagagatcGAGATAGGGACAGGGATCGAGACAGGGACAGGGATCGAGACAGGGACCGGGATCGTGAGAGGGATCGGGAGAGGGACGCTCAGTCGTCCAGCCTGGGTGACATGTCCACCACCTCGCACGCCTCCAGTACCACCCCTACTCCGACAtctacctccacctcctcttcctcctcctctcagcgGCCGCACTCCCGCCCCCACCTCCACCGCTCCCACACCCCCCACGCCCTCTCCCACGGCCTGCCCGCCTACAAGCCCCCGCCGGCCGACAGCCCCCTGCTCTGGACCTACCCCTCCGTGGGCTTCCGGAGGCCCCCGGCCTACGACAGCCTCAGGGGGGGGTCCCAGTTGCCCTCCCTGCACCATGACCCAGGCTCCAAAGGTGGCAGCAGCGGAGGTGGGGGTGGTAGTGGGCCGCCGTCCCTGCAGGGCAAAGCGGGCTTCATGCCCTGGGACGGGAACGCGGGGATGGGCTTGCCGGACGACGTGCCCTACTGGCCGATGCACAGGAAGCTGTCCTTCAGTCACAGcagcagagacacagaga AGGAAGACGGCAGTGTGTGGAACGGCGGCAGTGACGGCCTGCTGAGGAAGGAGAGGGACGACCTGGCCCTGGGGTTGCGCAGTGGCCACTCGGGCATCCCAGTGCGCACTTCCAGCCGGGCCTTCGGCCACAGCGAGAGCCTGGCAGGGGCGGACGGGCCGCCCGGCTTCGGGGCACTGAGCAGAGGGATGCCCTTACCCTGCCAGACCTTCCCTGCCTGCCGGAACGGAG AGCTGGCACGTCTGGGCAGGTCGTCCTCCACCTCTGGGGTGAGGCAGGTGGGCGGAGGTGACGTTCAGAGGCAGAGCAGCCTGCCTGCCAAGGATGCACTGAGCCAG CTCCAGGCCCATGCTCTGGCGCAGGCCCAAGCGCAGTCTCCCTGCAGCCCCTCGCTGTcgcgccagcagcagcagctccaccTCCACCAGCAGCAActccagcagcagctgcagcagcaccaCCTGCAGCTGCAGTTCCAGCACCTGGCCCAGCTGGCGCAGGGGCAAGCCCTGGCCACCGGGGGCGCCGCCATCACCGCCGGCGCCAACCCCGCCTCCATCGTCTCCGGCACCGTGGCTGCGGCAGCCGCAGCGGCTGCCGCCAGTGGCGGGACCCATGCGCAGCGCGACGGCAAGCTGCTGGAGGTCATCGAACGCAAGCGCTGCCTCTGCAAGGAGATCAAGGCCCACCGGAGGCCGGACAAGAGCCTGTGCAAGCAGGACAGCATGCCCATCCTGCCCAGCTGGAGACGGACCCCCGAGCCTCGCAAGACGGGTACCCCGCCCTGCCAAAGGCCCCAGGCTGTGGTCTGGGACACAGCCATCTga